One Pseudoalteromonas sp. UG3-2 DNA window includes the following coding sequences:
- a CDS encoding flavodoxin — protein MATISIFVGSMYGNAENLAQDCIEFLNQAGHQANVIEPPTIEALKQADNILFISSTTGSGDIPDNLLPLFLQMQSEFPMLTDKQVAVIALGDSSYGDTYCGAGKQIDELIGELNATRVQPRLDIDACEHFEPWEPTKPWLEEYAKSV, from the coding sequence ATGGCGACGATATCTATTTTTGTCGGAAGTATGTACGGCAATGCTGAAAACTTGGCGCAAGACTGTATTGAATTTTTAAATCAAGCAGGGCATCAAGCCAATGTCATTGAACCGCCAACTATTGAGGCGTTGAAGCAAGCCGATAACATTCTTTTTATCTCTTCAACCACCGGCTCTGGCGATATTCCAGATAACTTACTGCCGCTCTTTTTACAGATGCAAAGCGAATTTCCCATGCTCACCGATAAGCAGGTGGCGGTGATTGCTCTGGGTGACAGCAGTTATGGCGATACCTATTGCGGTGCGGGCAAACAAATTGATGAGTTGATCGGTGAACTAAATGCCACTCGAGTGCAGCCGCGCTTAGACATTGACGCCTGTGAGCATTTTGAGCCGTGGGAGCCAACCAAGCCTTGGCTCGAGGAGTACGCAAAAAGCGTATAG
- the truC gene encoding tRNA pseudouridine(65) synthase TruC, with product MLEIVYQDSDYVAINKPSGLLVHRSFLDKRETQFAMQMLRDQLGQHVFPVHRLDRPTSGVLLFALSSEAARAMNEVFISGAIKKRYLAMVRGYAPASTWVDKPLKEELDKIADKFADQDKAPQQAQTQVNCLHQASLPIAFGKYPSIRYSLVECFPKTGRKHQIRRHLNHLSHPIIGDVNHGDNKHNHFFIEHFGLRRLMLFATRLEFAHPYSKQTISISADLGEAALAVFAELGWPNNEKDYK from the coding sequence ATGTTAGAAATTGTATATCAGGATAGCGATTATGTGGCCATTAATAAGCCATCTGGTTTATTGGTACATCGCTCTTTTTTAGATAAACGTGAGACTCAATTCGCGATGCAAATGCTACGGGACCAGCTCGGCCAGCATGTTTTTCCTGTGCACCGTTTAGATAGGCCAACCTCAGGTGTGTTGCTCTTCGCTTTGAGCTCAGAAGCAGCCAGAGCAATGAATGAAGTGTTTATTAGCGGGGCAATTAAAAAGCGCTATTTGGCGATGGTACGGGGCTATGCTCCAGCGTCAACCTGGGTTGATAAACCATTAAAAGAAGAGCTGGATAAAATTGCCGATAAGTTCGCGGATCAAGACAAAGCACCGCAGCAAGCGCAAACGCAGGTCAATTGTTTACATCAGGCAAGTCTCCCTATTGCTTTTGGTAAGTACCCCAGTATTCGCTACTCCTTAGTGGAGTGTTTCCCTAAAACGGGCCGCAAACATCAAATTAGACGCCATTTAAACCACCTTTCACACCCCATTATTGGTGATGTGAATCATGGCGATAATAAACATAATCACTTTTTTATTGAGCATTTTGGCCTGCGGCGGCTGATGTTGTTTGCAACGCGACTGGAATTTGCTCACCCTTACAGCAAGCAAACCATTTCCATTTCCGCTGATTTGGGTGAAGCAGCATTGGCTGTTTTTGCCGAATTGGGCTGGCCTAATAACGAGAAGGACTATAAGTAA
- a CDS encoding Zn-ribbon-containing protein: MFVVDLTFDCYTETTLDAAEQAINRVVNALRFNGQIIGDEFPTVLKDGFFVTRVMCPEEDSLHPLNHSPFVKFAVEQLQQSGLLAPKVKVIGQDIHANSADACDSPSSYILYTTYVHTCSPLYCGDDFLPVPLYKVPAIANGDYKALIKWQEDWQACDQIQINGATRCEFAALEEISSPESDLFRRGMDLSKRLRYLTKKPVYYYLYRVGGESQATEQQRKCPSCQGDWLLDAPWFGLFDFRCDTCELVSNISWDFQ, translated from the coding sequence ATGTTTGTCGTTGATCTCACCTTTGATTGTTATACCGAAACCACCCTTGATGCTGCTGAGCAAGCCATCAACCGAGTGGTCAACGCCTTGCGCTTTAACGGCCAGATTATTGGCGATGAGTTTCCCACGGTGTTAAAAGATGGTTTTTTTGTCACCCGTGTGATGTGTCCAGAAGAAGATTCCTTACATCCGCTCAACCACAGCCCATTTGTTAAATTTGCTGTTGAGCAATTACAACAGTCAGGGCTGCTGGCACCTAAAGTGAAAGTGATTGGCCAAGACATTCATGCTAACAGTGCCGATGCTTGCGACTCGCCGTCCAGTTATATTCTTTATACCACCTATGTTCATACCTGCAGCCCGCTGTACTGTGGCGACGACTTTTTACCTGTGCCTTTGTATAAGGTACCAGCCATTGCTAACGGCGATTACAAAGCGCTGATCAAGTGGCAAGAAGACTGGCAAGCCTGCGACCAAATCCAAATTAACGGCGCTACCCGCTGTGAGTTTGCCGCACTTGAGGAGATCTCCAGCCCCGAGAGTGACTTGTTCCGCCGCGGCATGGATTTAAGCAAGCGCCTGCGCTACCTAACCAAAAAGCCGGTGTACTATTATTTGTATCGCGTCGGTGGTGAGAGCCAAGCCACAGAGCAGCAGCGCAAATGTCCCAGTTGTCAGGGTGACTGGCTGCTCGATGCCCCTTGGTTTGGCCTGTTTGATTTTCGTTGTGACACGTGCGAATTGGTCTCCAATATTTCTTGGGACTTTCAATAA
- a CDS encoding DUF2789 domain-containing protein, with the protein MDTSRHTMSTLFSQLGLDNSPEAIARFVKEHHLPEGMLLSQAPFWNEGQRHFIEESLAQDADWSEMIDELDAMLR; encoded by the coding sequence ATGGATACTAGTCGCCACACGATGAGCACGTTATTCTCACAGCTAGGTCTAGATAACTCACCTGAGGCAATCGCACGGTTTGTTAAAGAGCACCATTTACCCGAGGGCATGCTGTTAAGCCAAGCGCCTTTTTGGAATGAAGGACAGCGCCACTTTATTGAGGAGTCGTTAGCGCAAGACGCGGACTGGAGCGAAATGATTGATGAACTAGACGCCATGTTAAGATAG
- the gloB gene encoding hydroxyacylglutathione hydrolase, translating into MVQVDAINAFTDNYIWAIKDTDNACCWVVDPGDEQPVLAYLQQQQLSLAGILVTHHHWDHTDGIAALQQAFPELTIYGPSQGKFQGITHGLREGDNITVAGVTLNVVATPGHTLDHICYVNEDIAFTGDTLFNAGCGRLFEGTATQMWHSFTKLLALPEDCVVYCTHEYTLANLEFAQAVEPDNQALQDYQQQAQALRAQQQATVPTTIGMQKAINPFARADRDDILLQVPEQFINQHNSPEARFAALRRWKDNF; encoded by the coding sequence ATGGTGCAAGTCGACGCAATTAACGCTTTTACCGACAATTATATTTGGGCAATTAAAGATACCGACAACGCTTGTTGTTGGGTCGTTGACCCGGGTGATGAACAGCCGGTGTTGGCGTATTTACAACAACAGCAACTCAGCCTAGCTGGGATTTTGGTCACCCACCATCATTGGGATCACACAGATGGTATCGCAGCGCTACAACAAGCCTTTCCAGAGCTTACGATTTATGGTCCCAGTCAAGGCAAGTTTCAAGGAATTACCCATGGCCTCAGAGAGGGAGATAACATCACGGTTGCCGGGGTGACACTTAATGTCGTCGCCACTCCTGGCCATACACTGGATCATATTTGCTATGTTAACGAGGACATCGCTTTTACTGGAGATACCTTGTTTAATGCTGGCTGCGGTCGTTTATTTGAAGGCACAGCAACGCAAATGTGGCATTCATTTACCAAGTTACTAGCTTTACCAGAAGATTGTGTCGTGTATTGCACCCATGAATACACACTGGCGAATCTTGAGTTTGCTCAGGCCGTTGAGCCCGATAACCAGGCTCTGCAAGACTATCAGCAACAAGCTCAAGCCCTAAGAGCGCAACAACAAGCAACGGTTCCCACCACCATTGGCATGCAAAAAGCCATTAACCCATTTGCTCGTGCCGATCGCGACGACATTTTGCTACAGGTGCCAGAGCAATTTATTAACCAGCACAATTCCCCTGAAGCGCGATTTGCAGCCTTGCGCCGTTGGAAAGATAATTTTTAG
- a CDS encoding DUF3549 family protein: MTAQISTLGELLTNAGTQWRVYDMGRRINKIDKQQFAQIEQTHAPYPYPLGGHAILAIQFWDNQATLDPYVWFLKFPLDEQSKLVIASRDHFASMVLEALGNQLTGESAQGKLDNNPYVFKPNANKLAAFNALMKRELNRPASQYYEHAELYFSGKLGFEQWQDIALQGIADFALRLDHGNNSQYLRSAWPKLPQQVQTPLAAMLEHVAVSTAQTEDFLAQLQSACKQANSSVAISNLRAMSGSHALGLIAQAVDDILASPLAGDVDCLLTIAGRAWETLTEPQRLMTYMEKVAENQQLEGLFNSVFADLVAIPMLRPHLLGIIRAENRSEVLSRAIGRLFS; the protein is encoded by the coding sequence ATGACAGCGCAAATTTCCACCTTAGGTGAATTATTAACTAACGCCGGAACGCAGTGGCGTGTTTACGACATGGGCCGTCGCATAAATAAAATAGATAAACAGCAATTTGCGCAAATAGAGCAGACTCACGCCCCCTACCCGTATCCATTGGGTGGTCATGCCATTCTGGCGATTCAATTTTGGGATAATCAAGCCACCCTTGACCCGTATGTTTGGTTCTTAAAGTTTCCCCTTGATGAACAAAGTAAATTGGTGATTGCCAGCCGCGATCATTTTGCTTCCATGGTATTAGAGGCATTAGGAAACCAGCTTACCGGAGAATCTGCACAAGGTAAGCTCGACAACAACCCCTATGTGTTCAAGCCCAATGCCAATAAGCTTGCAGCGTTTAACGCCCTTATGAAGCGCGAACTAAACCGTCCCGCTTCACAATACTACGAACACGCCGAACTTTACTTTTCTGGTAAGCTGGGTTTTGAGCAGTGGCAAGATATCGCCTTGCAAGGCATCGCCGATTTTGCATTACGCTTGGACCATGGCAACAATAGCCAGTATTTGCGCTCTGCATGGCCCAAGTTACCACAGCAGGTGCAAACGCCTTTAGCGGCGATGCTTGAGCATGTCGCCGTCAGCACAGCACAAACTGAAGACTTTTTGGCACAGTTACAGTCAGCTTGTAAGCAAGCAAATAGCTCTGTGGCCATTAGTAATTTAAGAGCCATGTCGGGCAGTCATGCTCTGGGGTTAATAGCGCAAGCGGTTGATGATATTTTAGCGTCACCACTGGCAGGCGATGTTGATTGCCTGCTAACCATCGCTGGCCGCGCGTGGGAAACATTAACGGAGCCACAACGGCTGATGACTTACATGGAAAAGGTAGCTGAAAACCAACAACTGGAAGGGTTGTTCAATAGCGTTTTTGCCGACCTTGTTGCAATCCCAATGTTGCGCCCTCATCTACTAGGCATTATTCGGGCTGAAAATCGTAGTGAAGTATTATCACGCGCAATTGGAAGGTTATTCTCTTAA
- a CDS encoding DUF3301 domain-containing protein, with protein MTTLWLFILVFAAIALFWYSRKIAEAANRHAQHQAQTLEVQLLSVACVKRRFGVLRNGQLGIKSQFIFEFSSDGESAYQGKLYLENERLVNKDLPAYRLGG; from the coding sequence ATGACAACGTTATGGCTTTTTATTCTGGTATTTGCGGCTATTGCCCTGTTTTGGTATAGCCGAAAAATTGCTGAGGCAGCGAATCGGCACGCTCAACATCAGGCACAGACTCTTGAAGTACAGCTATTAAGTGTTGCCTGCGTTAAGCGCAGGTTTGGCGTGCTGCGTAACGGCCAGCTAGGAATAAAAAGTCAGTTTATCTTTGAGTTTAGCTCTGATGGCGAGTCGGCCTACCAAGGTAAGTTGTATCTAGAAAACGAGCGATTAGTCAACAAAGACTTGCCAGCATATCGATTAGGGGGATAG
- a CDS encoding YqcC family protein, giving the protein MNVAIATQLDELEACLKAAGLWQSEPLPATAYASTEPFCCDTMAFEQWLQFVFLPKVRDMLAADAPLPSNMAIAPMAEMTLSEHLYFNAVHQCLKQLDKSFAKG; this is encoded by the coding sequence ATGAATGTAGCAATAGCCACCCAGCTAGACGAGCTTGAAGCATGCTTGAAAGCCGCAGGGCTTTGGCAGTCTGAGCCATTGCCAGCAACGGCATACGCCTCTACTGAACCGTTTTGTTGCGACACCATGGCATTTGAGCAATGGCTACAGTTTGTTTTTCTCCCTAAAGTGCGTGACATGTTAGCGGCAGATGCGCCCTTACCTAGTAACATGGCGATAGCCCCCATGGCTGAAATGACGTTGAGTGAACACCTTTATTTTAATGCCGTACACCAATGTTTAAAGCAGCTAGATAAGTCATTTGCTAAAGGCTAA
- the dnaQ gene encoding DNA polymerase III subunit epsilon, protein MHTRQIVLDTETTGIDPKAGHRIIEIGCVELVNRRLTGNNFHVYINPERDIEEKAIDVHGITNEFLRNKPFFHQIAQEFFDYIKGAQLVIHNAPFDVGFMDHEFAKLNKGYPDTHQYCDVLDTLKMARDLHPGQKNNLDALCRRYDIDNSKRTLHGALLDSEILADVYLAMTGGQKKLNLANQSNQDQQNSAGGIIRLDANRAPLKVLAATADEEQAHLERMELVDKASGQSLWHQ, encoded by the coding sequence ATGCACACACGGCAAATAGTACTGGATACAGAAACCACGGGTATTGATCCAAAAGCGGGCCATCGCATCATTGAAATTGGTTGTGTTGAATTGGTTAATCGCCGGCTAACCGGAAATAACTTTCACGTCTACATTAATCCTGAGCGCGATATTGAAGAAAAAGCCATCGATGTTCACGGTATTACCAACGAGTTTTTACGCAATAAACCGTTTTTCCACCAAATTGCACAAGAATTTTTTGATTACATAAAAGGAGCACAGTTGGTGATCCACAACGCGCCGTTCGATGTTGGCTTTATGGATCATGAATTTGCCAAGCTCAATAAAGGCTACCCAGACACGCATCAATATTGCGATGTGCTCGATACATTAAAAATGGCGCGAGACCTTCACCCAGGACAAAAAAATAACTTGGATGCCTTATGTCGCCGCTATGATATCGATAACTCTAAACGTACGTTACACGGCGCTTTGCTGGATTCGGAAATCTTAGCCGATGTCTACTTGGCTATGACTGGCGGACAAAAGAAGCTCAATCTTGCCAATCAAAGCAATCAGGATCAGCAAAATTCTGCTGGTGGCATTATTCGTCTAGACGCCAATCGAGCGCCCCTTAAAGTTTTGGCGGCAACGGCCGATGAAGAACAAGCACACCTTGAGCGTATGGAGTTAGTTGATAAAGCCAGCGGTCAAAGCCTGTGGCACCAATAA
- the rnhA gene encoding ribonuclease HI — protein sequence MQKTVEIYTDGSCLGNPGPGGYGIYLSYQGHEKQLSAGYQLTTNNRMEMLATIVALETLKRPCDIILYTDSQYVKQGIESWLAGWKKRNWKTASKQPVKNKDLWQRLDAAAERHNIDWRWVKGHAGNKYNELVDDLAREAASGSELLVDEGYQANA from the coding sequence GTGCAAAAAACCGTAGAGATTTATACTGATGGCTCTTGCCTGGGTAACCCAGGCCCAGGTGGCTATGGGATTTACCTTTCCTATCAAGGCCATGAAAAGCAACTTAGTGCAGGTTATCAACTCACTACCAATAACCGCATGGAGATGCTCGCCACCATCGTTGCGCTAGAAACGCTTAAACGCCCTTGCGATATTATTCTCTATACTGATAGCCAATACGTCAAACAAGGCATTGAATCTTGGCTCGCTGGTTGGAAAAAACGCAATTGGAAAACGGCGTCAAAACAACCGGTAAAAAATAAAGACCTATGGCAACGCTTGGACGCGGCAGCGGAACGACATAATATCGACTGGCGCTGGGTGAAAGGTCACGCTGGCAACAAGTACAACGAATTGGTTGATGATTTAGCCCGTGAAGCGGCGTCAGGCAGCGAACTGTTAGTGGATGAAGGCTACCAAGCCAACGCCTAA
- a CDS encoding GNAT family N-acetyltransferase, translating to MSEQTPTANLVVEYLHPEDINVAASVLYKAYHDDPLLKQVLEAKHELDFEKKLRALIREELSSFSQTGQPMVGLYEDERLLAVACVIADGEQLEASRQWHWRLRLMLSAGYLQTQQLIEKEKAIRSALQEYEPYHFLSLIAVDPQCQGQGHGHYLLQALDDLLAQSDKTKGMAVFITQKGQEQFFATHHYQPLQTLAFSAVEGMLLFKDK from the coding sequence ATGTCAGAGCAGACTCCCACGGCTAATTTAGTGGTGGAATATTTACACCCAGAAGACATCAATGTTGCCGCAAGCGTGTTATACAAAGCGTACCACGATGATCCCTTGTTAAAACAAGTGTTAGAGGCAAAACACGAGCTCGATTTTGAAAAAAAGCTAAGAGCACTTATTCGCGAAGAGCTTTCTTCTTTTAGTCAAACTGGCCAGCCCATGGTGGGGTTGTACGAGGATGAACGTCTGTTGGCCGTAGCTTGTGTCATTGCCGATGGCGAACAACTAGAGGCATCCAGACAATGGCATTGGCGCCTGCGGCTGATGCTAAGTGCAGGGTACTTACAAACCCAACAACTCATAGAAAAAGAAAAAGCCATTCGCTCAGCGCTGCAAGAGTATGAACCCTATCACTTTTTATCGCTTATTGCGGTAGACCCTCAGTGTCAAGGGCAGGGTCATGGGCATTACTTATTGCAAGCCTTAGACGACCTATTAGCACAAAGTGACAAAACCAAAGGCATGGCTGTGTTTATTACTCAAAAAGGACAAGAGCAATTTTTTGCTACTCATCACTACCAACCACTGCAAACGCTCGCCTTTAGCGCTGTTGAAGGCATGTTGCTATTTAAAGACAAATAG
- a CDS encoding LysM peptidoglycan-binding domain-containing protein encodes MKKLAFIVATSAVLSGCQMTAETPLETATKQVEKADLNHASPYDVAQSLSSSWQDEQPEVVPVFDDVWQRIRYQLSIEVPQNRPVVAERNYYQRHQAYLDRIAKRAEPYLHYIVEEVEKRNMPVEIALLPIVESAFDPFGYSHRSASGIWQFMPQTGERFNLKQNWWYDGRRDIVASTQAALDYLTYLHKTLEGDWLNAIAAYNSGEGRLLRAIRKNRKKHLPTDFWSLDLPRETTAYVPKLLALSDLLKRSEEFKVTWQPIINAQVVDLVEVGSQIDLALAAEMADISLTELYRLNPGFNRWATDPEGPHQLLLPIDKVENFKQQLAKTEVKDRLRWQYYSVKRGDSLSVVASKFNTSISAIRSLNDINGNMIRVGQKLLVPLSEGELQSEHLPDEVRVAANKVTKKKLSHTVKSGDTLWDISREYDVTVKQLARWNKLKTNTVLRLGQKLTVYKNNNAKKRTVLSNQERTITYKVRKGDSLARIATKFGVSVNDIIKWNDLAGQKYLHPGQKLKLKVQTKRV; translated from the coding sequence ATGAAAAAGCTTGCCTTTATTGTTGCTACATCTGCAGTATTAAGCGGTTGTCAAATGACCGCTGAAACGCCTTTAGAGACAGCCACCAAACAAGTTGAAAAAGCCGATTTAAACCACGCCAGTCCCTATGATGTTGCGCAATCATTAAGCTCTTCGTGGCAAGATGAACAACCAGAAGTGGTTCCTGTATTTGATGATGTTTGGCAGCGGATCCGTTATCAGCTTTCGATTGAGGTGCCTCAGAATCGTCCGGTGGTGGCTGAACGTAATTATTATCAGCGTCATCAAGCCTACTTAGACCGCATTGCCAAGCGCGCAGAGCCCTACCTTCACTACATTGTTGAAGAAGTTGAAAAGCGCAATATGCCGGTTGAGATTGCCCTGCTGCCTATCGTGGAAAGTGCCTTTGACCCGTTTGGCTATTCTCATCGTTCAGCCTCAGGGATTTGGCAGTTTATGCCGCAAACCGGTGAGCGCTTCAACCTTAAGCAAAACTGGTGGTACGATGGTCGTCGCGATATTGTCGCCTCTACGCAAGCGGCTTTGGACTACTTAACCTATTTACACAAAACCTTGGAAGGTGATTGGTTAAACGCCATTGCTGCCTACAACTCAGGGGAAGGTCGCTTACTTCGCGCGATCCGCAAAAATCGTAAAAAGCACCTGCCAACCGATTTTTGGTCTTTGGACTTACCTCGTGAAACCACCGCCTACGTGCCTAAGTTGTTGGCGCTTTCTGATCTATTGAAGCGCTCAGAAGAGTTTAAGGTGACTTGGCAACCAATCATCAATGCTCAAGTAGTTGATCTGGTTGAGGTTGGCTCACAAATCGACTTAGCTTTGGCAGCAGAAATGGCGGATATCTCACTGACGGAATTGTACCGCCTTAATCCCGGTTTTAACCGCTGGGCCACCGATCCTGAGGGTCCACATCAATTGCTGCTCCCCATAGATAAAGTGGAAAACTTTAAACAGCAGTTGGCAAAAACCGAGGTGAAAGACAGGTTGCGCTGGCAATATTATAGCGTCAAGCGCGGCGACAGCTTATCGGTGGTAGCGTCTAAATTTAATACCAGTATCAGCGCAATTCGCTCATTAAATGACATTAACGGCAATATGATCCGCGTCGGTCAAAAGCTATTAGTCCCGCTAAGCGAGGGTGAGCTGCAAAGTGAGCACTTACCTGATGAGGTACGCGTTGCCGCCAACAAGGTCACTAAGAAAAAGCTAAGCCACACTGTTAAGTCTGGCGATACCCTTTGGGATATTAGTCGCGAGTACGATGTAACGGTAAAACAGCTAGCCCGCTGGAATAAGCTCAAAACCAACACGGTATTGCGCCTTGGACAAAAGCTCACGGTGTATAAAAATAATAACGCCAAAAAGCGCACCGTGTTGTCTAATCAAGAGCGCACCATTACCTACAAAGTACGCAAAGGCGACTCACTGGCCCGTATTGCCACCAAGTTTGGCGTAAGTGTCAATGACATTATTAAATGGAATGATCTTGCCGGGCAAAAGTACCTGCACCCAGGTCAAAAACTCAAGCTAAAAGTGCAAACTAAGCGAGTCTAA
- a CDS encoding class I SAM-dependent methyltransferase: protein MKPALTFLQGPKPDVWQDFPHGEYLKVGIQKRLDAWLPRMFGYHMLKLGCLSGQLDTSASPIKHQVCVAPEGKHVGVFAEVDELPFYENSVDACILSQCLEYHSDPHHILREAHRTLIPGGYIVISGFNPFSLCGAAQMLPFSREKLPWSGRFFTPSRVKDWLDLLGFEIVGDERFIHASLARGSRLSRFAPWRRFCRHYLKPMGSVYLLVARKRVMPLTPIKPKWHAKPKWAPAVKSAGLRQTCQDKE from the coding sequence ATGAAACCAGCGTTAACTTTTCTACAAGGCCCTAAGCCAGACGTATGGCAGGATTTCCCCCATGGTGAGTACTTGAAAGTGGGGATCCAAAAGCGCTTAGATGCATGGCTGCCGAGAATGTTTGGTTATCATATGCTCAAACTCGGCTGCTTGAGTGGTCAGCTCGATACCTCAGCAAGCCCAATTAAGCACCAAGTATGTGTTGCACCAGAAGGCAAACACGTTGGCGTCTTTGCTGAGGTGGATGAATTGCCCTTTTATGAAAACTCGGTAGATGCCTGTATTTTAAGTCAATGCTTAGAATACCACTCAGACCCTCACCATATTCTGCGCGAAGCACACCGGACACTAATTCCAGGTGGTTACATTGTGATCTCTGGTTTTAACCCATTCAGTTTATGTGGTGCAGCGCAAATGCTGCCTTTTAGTCGCGAGAAGCTGCCTTGGTCGGGTCGCTTCTTTACTCCCTCTCGAGTGAAAGATTGGCTTGATTTGCTGGGCTTTGAAATTGTCGGTGATGAGCGATTTATTCATGCTTCGCTAGCTCGAGGCTCAAGGCTTTCGCGTTTTGCTCCGTGGCGGCGCTTTTGTCGTCATTACCTAAAACCAATGGGAAGTGTGTATTTATTAGTGGCAAGAAAACGAGTGATGCCATTGACGCCGATTAAACCCAAATGGCATGCCAAGCCGAAATGGGCTCCAGCAGTGAAAAGCGCAGGCTTGCGACAAACTTGCCAAGATAAAGAGTAG
- a CDS encoding TIGR03503 family protein gives MNLKQLVWGFLLLFSILGHAETPQITMLERDGEVNEIPLLDNRFRIDHNVEEITLLFFRAPGSPAVVLVKPDGSKFYATHALKNENLQWYDEVSYDLIIIKNPTPGPWQVIGKIQENSRIMVLGDIELEVEALPPLLFRGEILKITGQVTNDGKAIDVGYFRDVVTLYVEFTSTNNDEYANFGAGTQSVTDFKDDGRDFDERPLDGIFTGEFKLNFPAGEWQPEFFIETPILKRRVVKPAIIIAEPPFDFELMLAGENELEHGLTIKIDDSVVKPETIIFQGKVFYPNGEEQMFTLDATERLYRQLAIKNYDWGRYTVELSVFGENINGREFMAVLPDYKFEIERPIEKVPELAAIERPELEALKPKPKPEPALSTAMLITIIVLGNVVVMLLGWLAIRVFVQKKPIKLSLPTVKLKNPFKKKEEVIDLDDLGDSEKNSEDNGSKNDKSGDILNLSMKDD, from the coding sequence ATGAATCTAAAACAGCTTGTCTGGGGCTTTTTGTTATTGTTTAGCATCTTAGGTCATGCTGAAACACCGCAAATCACTATGCTTGAACGCGACGGTGAAGTGAATGAAATTCCGCTGTTGGACAACCGTTTTCGCATTGATCATAATGTCGAAGAGATTACCCTGTTATTCTTTCGCGCCCCAGGCTCACCTGCCGTTGTATTAGTGAAGCCAGATGGCAGTAAATTCTATGCCACTCACGCACTGAAAAATGAAAACTTACAATGGTACGATGAAGTCAGTTACGACCTTATTATCATCAAAAATCCCACTCCAGGCCCTTGGCAGGTGATCGGTAAAATCCAAGAGAATAGCCGCATCATGGTACTGGGCGATATCGAACTGGAAGTTGAAGCATTACCGCCATTACTGTTTCGTGGTGAGATCCTGAAAATTACCGGGCAAGTGACCAATGACGGCAAAGCCATTGACGTTGGTTATTTTCGTGACGTGGTGACCTTGTATGTTGAATTCACCAGCACCAACAACGATGAGTACGCCAACTTCGGTGCCGGCACACAAAGTGTCACTGACTTTAAAGACGATGGTCGTGACTTTGATGAGCGCCCCCTCGACGGCATTTTTACCGGCGAGTTTAAATTGAATTTTCCAGCCGGGGAGTGGCAGCCTGAATTTTTTATTGAAACCCCGATTTTAAAGCGTCGGGTGGTCAAGCCTGCCATTATTATTGCTGAGCCGCCCTTTGACTTTGAACTGATGTTAGCCGGTGAAAATGAGCTTGAGCATGGCCTTACCATCAAGATAGATGACTCAGTGGTTAAGCCTGAAACCATTATTTTTCAAGGCAAAGTGTTTTATCCCAATGGCGAAGAGCAAATGTTTACGCTTGATGCAACTGAGCGCCTGTATCGCCAGTTGGCAATCAAAAACTATGACTGGGGACGCTACACCGTTGAGCTGTCAGTGTTTGGTGAAAACATTAATGGCCGCGAATTTATGGCGGTTTTACCCGATTACAAATTTGAGATTGAACGACCCATTGAAAAGGTGCCTGAGCTTGCTGCCATTGAACGTCCTGAGCTTGAGGCACTAAAACCTAAGCCAAAGCCCGAACCGGCACTAAGCACGGCAATGTTAATTACCATCATCGTGCTTGGCAACGTGGTGGTGATGTTGTTAGGTTGGCTGGCTATCCGTGTTTTTGTGCAGAAAAAACCAATCAAATTATCATTACCAACCGTTAAGCTTAAAAACCCATTTAAAAAGAAAGAAGAAGTCATTGATCTGGATGACTTAGGCGACTCTGAAAAAAACTCCGAAGATAATGGCTCAAAAAATGATAAATCAGGTGATATTTTGAACCTTTCAATGAAGGATGACTAA